The Euphorbia lathyris chromosome 2, ddEupLath1.1, whole genome shotgun sequence genome includes a window with the following:
- the LOC136220531 gene encoding probable calcium-binding protein CML15 yields the protein MAAAIRVEQFNQLRDIFNRFDMDKDGSLTVLELAALLRSLGLKPSGDQIHALLANMDSNGNGFIEFEELVNAIMPDFNEETIVNQAHLLDVFQLFDRDGNGYISAAELAGAMAKMGQPLTYKELREMIKEADTDGDGVISFNEFSSVMAKSAMEILGIALS from the coding sequence ATGGCGGCAGCGATTCGTGTCGAACAATTCAATCAATTACGAGACATATTCAATCGGTTCGACATGGATAAGGACGGCAGCCTCACCGTCCTAGAGCTAGCAGCATTGTTAAGATCGTTAGGACTGAAGCCGTCCGGCGACCAGATTCACGCCCTATTAGCGAACATGGATTCGAATGGGAATGGATTTATTGAATTTGAGGAATTAGTGAATGCGATAATGCCTGATTTCAACGAAGAAACTATTGTAAATCAAGCGCATCTTTTAGATGTTTTCCAGTTGTTCGATCGCGACGGAAATGGCTACATTAGCGCGGCGGAGCTGGCCGGAGCGATGGCGAAAATGGGGCAGCCGTTAACGTATAAAGAACTTAGAGAAATGATTAAGGAAGCAGATACAGATGGCGATGGTGTTATTAGTTTCAATGAGTTTTCTTCTGTAATGGCTAAATCTGCCATGGAAATCTTAGGTATTGCTCTTTCCTGA